From Bacteroidota bacterium:
ATTAGTGGCGCTCAGTATATTGTTAATCTCAGAGCTCATAAAAAAAGTAATCGATGGCCTCATATGGTAGATTTAATAAAAAAAGCCGCTTAGCAGGGGTGCGAATTTGTCATACACCGCAAAAGACAAAAGACGTGACTCTGTCATGGTGTTGAATATAAAGCAAAATAGTTGTAAACTTGCTCTCCACGAAAATTCGCCATTTAAAACAATAGGCTCAACATGAAGAAAACGATCATTTCTATACTGAAATATTCAATGATGTGGCTTCTTTTTTCCTGCAAGCAGGATAGCAGCACAAATACAAACCCAAATTCTACTATTACCGTAGCGGAAGATACCAGCCCCCCCACCCCGGCTAATATGAAACAATGGGCAGAACAGGTTGAATCAAGCATTAACTTAACTGTTCCGGAAGATTGGGCACCCGAAGACTGGAACAACATTTTCAGGAACATTGATCGCAAGAGCATATATACTGATGTTATTGATGCTGTTTTGAGCGGAAAACAAAAAGCGTATAATTTTTTCACAGATTCTTCCCTTAGCCTGGATCAGGTAAAGTCGATACTTGATAAAAAGGTTACCGTTCTTAATATGGATTCCGTGGCTCATAATGCCGAGAATAAAGTCAGCCATGAAAACGTGGGACCTAACACCATTTCATTGATGCGGGTACGGGAAAAGGTTTATTTTGACAAAGAAAATTTCAAGCTTGAACGAAAACCTACTGCTTTGATACTATACGTCAATCACTATTCTGAAGATGGAGGGTTTGTAGGTTACAAACCACTGTTTTATGTTAAGCTGAACAGCTGACAGGCAATACTATTCAGCCTTTCTTCCATTGTCACATATCTATTTATAACAACCCATTGTTCATTTCTTTTGGGACACCTTTATAAAGCTAATTCACATTGTTATAGTTTTATAGAACTCAAAAACCAAACATATGTCCTTAACCGATCGTAGTGACAAAAAGATTTTCGTTCTTGACACATCCGTTATCCTGTACGACCACCACGCGATAAAAAACTTTAAAGAACATGATGTGGTTATTCCAATTACTGTACTTGAAGAACTGGATAATTTTAAAAAGGGTAACGACACCAAAAATTTCGCAGCACGTGAGTTCATCCGCTATATCGATAAGATATCGGGCCGTAATACCCTGCAGGATTGGGTAAATATAAACGGCAAAGGTCACGGCCTTTTCAAAATTGAAATGAATCAACATGCTAAGGTTGATTCAGAAAAGGTATTTGGCGAACGCAAAGCCGATCACCGCATATTAAACACCGCCCTCTATTTAAGCGAGCAGAATCCGGCCCGTAAAGTGATCATGGTTACCAAAGATATTAACCTTCGCCTGAAAGCCAAATCACTTAACCTGAATGCAGAAGATTATGAAACCGGTAAAATAAAGGACGTTGACGAAATGTACACCGGCCGTTCGGTCGTTGAAAAGATTCCTACTGAAACCATAGATGAGATCTATGAAAAAGGCAGCAGCGACCCGGCAAATATTTTAAAACGGACCAAACCGGTTGCCAATCATTTTTACGTTTTAAAGAACGGATCAAAATCTGTGCTGGCACATTACAACCAGGAAGAAAATGTGATGGAGCGGGTTAAAAAAGTTTCGGCCTATAAAATTAATCCGCGTAATGCAGAGCAAGCTTTTGCCCTCGACGCCATTTTAAATCCACAACTCAGCCTCGTAAGCCTGCAAGGTGTTGCCGGTACCGGAAAAACTCTTTTATCATTAGCTGGGGCACTGGAACAACGCCGGAACTACCACCAGATCTACCTTGCCCGCCCCGTCGTTCCGCTTAGCAACAAAGACATTGGTTACCTGCCGGGTGATATTAAATCGAAACTAAACCCCTATATGGAACCTCTTTGGGACAACCTCAAGTTCATCAAGAACCAGTTTGATGAAAAGGACAAAGAATTCAAACAGATAAGTGAAATGGTAGAGAATGAAAAGCTCGTTGTTTGTCCGCTGGCTTATATTCGCGGGCGGAGTTTATCGAACGTGTTTTTCATTGTAGATGAGGCTCAGAATCTTACACCGCATGAAGTAAAAACGATCATCAGCCGCGCAGGTGAAAACACAAAGATCATATTTACCGGTGATGTGTTCCAGATTGATACGCCATATCTTGATACACAAAGTAACGGTTTGTCGTACCTGATCGATCGCCTGAAAGGCCAGAAACTCTATGCACATGTTACCCTTGAAAAGGGTGAACGTTCGGAGCTGGCTAACCTGGCGAATGAGTTTTTATAACCGCAGGATGATCTGCACCTGGCCATGACCCGTTTCCTCCTTCAACTTTTTGTGCTATCAATCTTTGCCGGAATTGGCATTTGGGCCTGGAATACTTATAGCCCTGAACAAAAGCACCTCAACCACCTTTGGTTCATATTGATCTTTTTTGTGGTGATTTCCTTTTTAGTGCATTATCTTTTAGTCGGCCGGGATGACGATAAACCCAGCCGGTTTGTACGTAATTTCATGGGCATCACAAGCTTAAAATTACTCCTATGTGTGTTTTCAATAGTTATTTATGGCATAATGAACAGGAACCATGCTGTGGTTTTTATTATTGGTTTCCTTATTCATTACTTAGTATTTACCGCTTTTGAAGTATTTACTTTATTAAAGCATTTCAGGCAAAATAAACCATCCTAATCGCCCAAAGTTCAGTTCGTCTATATCGTTTGTACACCCTGCCTTCAGAAAATAATTTCTGCCAACAGCCATAATTCGCTATTTACATCTTTATCAACCAAAAATGCCTTATTTATGCATATTTTGGTTAAAATTAAGCTTCCCGACTACGTGAAAGCCAGTTTTTCTTTTATTTAAATTTATACTTATCCCTTCAAATAAAAAATATGACTTTTTTAATAAAAAGCTATTAACAATTATATAATTCATTTGTTTTTTACATAAATTTGCGCCGCGTTTAGAAACTTGAAAAGAAGGTGAAGATAAGGCAACAATACCCGGTATATACCCGTTTTTATAAACTCTTACTTACAACAACCTGTGTCCTCGTATTTTCGCTGGCTTTTGGTAATACAGAAGAAGTTGCCAAAGAGAAAAAATTCAACCCCGGCGAATTGATAATGGATCATATCGGAGATGCTCACGACTGGCATCTCTGGGGAGAAGGCGACAATGCAACCAGCATTCCACTTCCTGTTATTATCTATTCTAAGGAAAGAGGCTTTGATATATTCCTGTCATCAAACTTTCATCACGGGCATAAAACTTACAAAGGCTACAAACTCGAACATAATCATGTGCTTGCTGTTAACGAAACGGAAGTAGTTGATGCTCATGAGGCCACAGTAAATGAAGATCTTTCAAAGGATTTATGGGACATTTCAATTACTAAAAATGTTGTGACACTTTTCTTTAGCTGCATTTTCATGTTGTGGCTGTTCATATCAGTAGCAAAGGCTTATGTTACCAACAAAAACGGCGCACCAAAAGGAAAACAATCTTTTGTTGAACCGCTCATAACTTTTATCCGTGATGAGGTAGCAAAGCCAAGTATTGGTCCGAAACACGAAAAATATTTACCCTATCTGCTTACTGTATTCTTTTTTATACTGATCAACAATCTCCTGGGATTAATTCCGATTTTCCCCGGTGGAACAAATCTAACCGGCAATATTGCTATTACGATGACCCTTGCCGTAATTTCACTTATTGTAATAGTCATTACAGCCAACAGAAATTATTGGCGCCATATCTTTGCCATGCCCGGTATTCCTATTGGAATATTGGTCATCCTTACACCCATTGAAATACTGGGATTTATCCTTCGCCCTTTTGTATTAATGATACGGCTTTTTGCAAACATCACTGCCGGGCATATTATTGCCCTATCCTTTTATAGTCTGATTTTCATATTTGGTGAAATGAATACAGGATTAGGTTATGGTGTATCCGTTCTTTCAATTGCATTTACTGTATTTATGGGGTTCCTTGAACTGTTAGTGGCATTTCTGCAGGCCTATGTATTTACTTTGCTTTCTGCAATGTATTTCGGAGCTGCTATTGAAGATCACCATCATGCTGAAGAGCATCACTGATAATATTACCGCTGAAAAGTTCCCGACAGCGACATGTAAACGGGAGCATAACTAATAATTAATTAATATGTTTCTATTCACATTACTACAGGAAGCTGCTGGCGGAGGTGCCGGTTATGGTATCGCTGCGCTTGGAGCGGGTGTAGCTGCAGTAGGTGCAGGTATCGGTATTGGTCGCATTGGCGGAAGCGCATTGGAATCAATGGCGCGTCAGCCGGAGTTGATGAACGACCTTCGTGCCAACATGATTCTTACTGCCGCACTTGTTGAAGGTGCCGCTTTCTTTGCAATGGTGGTTGGGTTACTTGTAATCTTTATGAAGTAACAGACTCCTCAAAATTTCAAACCGCAGTTTCAACGGTTGGTTGTCACTGCGGTTTTTAAACATTGTTTATAAAAAAAATATTCATGCTTTTTAATTTCTGTTTGTCATGGAATTAGTAAAACCGGCGTTTGGACTTATCTTTTGGATGTCCATTTCATTTGGAATCATTGTTTTTATTCTTAAAAAATATGCATGGTCTCCTATATTAGGCATGCTGAAAGAACGTGAAGAAGGAATTCAAAATGCTCTTGATGCTGCTAAAAAAGCTAAAGAAGAAATGGCGGCTTTACAATCTAATAATGAGCGTATTATTCACGAAGCCAAAGCAGAACGCGATAAACTTTTAAAGGAAGCCCGCGAAATGAAAGACTCCATTATCACTGAGGCCAAAACAAAAGCAACAAAAGAAGGAGAGAAACTCATAAACGCTGCCCGCGAAAGCATTAACAACGAAAAAATGGCTGCTATCACTGAATTGAAAAACCAGGTGGCCCAGCTTTCAGTTGAAATAGCTGAGAAAATATTGAAAGAAGAACTTTCATCTCAAGACAAGCAAAAAACATTGGTAAAAGCATTACTGGAGGATGTTAATTTGAATTAGTTTGTTTGGTTTCAGGTTTCAAGTTTCAGGGTAGACAACTTGAAGCTTGAAACCTGAAACTTGAAACCAAAAAATATGACCAAAGTCGCATCACGTTACGCTAAATCACTGCTCGACCTTTCAATAGAAAAAGGCTCGGTAGAAAAAGTTTATGCGGACATGAAACTAATACTGAATACCTGCAAGGAAAGCCATGATCTACGCGTATTGTTAAACAGTCCCATTATTAAAAGTGATAAGAAATTGTCTGTTTTTAAAGAAATCTTCAACGGCAAAATTGAAAAGCTGACGCTTGATTTTCTGACTATCATTATTCATAAGCGAAGGGAAATGTATATTCCGGAAACCGCTGACGCATTTACAGAGCAATACAAAAAGTACAAAAACATTATCACAGCCATTGTTACTACAGCATTCGGACTTGATGATGAGCTTCGCAAAAAAGTGCTTGAAGTAGTTAAAAAGAGTGCGGATTCCGAAATTGAACTGATCGAGAAAATTGACAAAAATATTATCGGCGGATTTATTATACGGGTTGGCGATAAACAGGATGATACCAGCATTTCGCGTAAACTAAAATCGCTCTATAGAACATTTAATGAAAATCCGTACATAAAGGAGTTCTGATGAAAGTTTTTTTTCTTTCGTTTTTTTGGATTTGTTCTTTGTATTCATTTGGTCAACTAAAACACAAAGTGTATGTGTACGGACTGCATGTCAAATTTGACATGGAAACTTATTCCAAGTATCCGGCGTGCGCTTCAAGAATGCATCAGAAATACGGGATCAGGTATATTAAGAAAAACGGTCCTGTAAAAGAAAAGTGGAAGATTCATAACGAAAAAGCCTGCAAAAAATTGAATAAGAGAAATGGTGAAGGGTGGCAAAATAAAATGGAACAGGAAATAATCGATTGTGTAAAATAATTAAATAATAATTACGAAAACATATAACAATTAAATTAAGTACGATGGCAGAAATAAAACCAGCAGAAGTATCTGCGATATTAAGACAGCAGTTATCCGGTCATAAAACCGCATCCGAACTTGAAGAAGTTGGAACCGTATTACAGGTGGGTGATGGTATTGCGCGCATCTATGGATTAAGCAATGTTCAATCAGGTGAGCTGATCGAATTCGAGAACGGACTGAGAGGCATTGTACTTAACCTGGAAGAAGATAACGTTGGAGCTGTACTACTTGGTTCTTCAAACGATGTTAAAGAAGGTGATACCGTTAAACGTACACGTAAAATTGCATCTATCAATGTAGGCGAAGGTATGCTTGGACGTGTGGTTGACACGCTTGGCTTGCCAATCGATGGCAGAGGTCCTGTTAAAGGACAAACCTATGAAATGCCCCTGGAAAGGAAAGCCCCTGGTGTTATCTATCGTCAACCTGTAAATGAACCTTTACAAACAGGTATAAAAGCAATTGATGCGATGATACCTATCGGCCGCGGACAACGTGAGTTGGTTATCGGCGACCGCCAAACCGGTAAAACTGCCGTTTGTATCGATACGATCATTAACCAGAAAGAATTTTACGAAGCAGGGAAACCTGTTTATTGTATTTATGTAGCGATCGGACAAAAAGGATCGACCGTTGCGAATATACAACGTGTATTGGAAGAGAACGGCGCGATGGCTTATACAGTTATTGTTTGCGCCACCGCATCAGACCCTGCTCCAATGCAGTTCTATGCTCCTTTCGCAGGTGCTGCTATTGGCGAATTTTTCCGTGATACCGGCAAACCGGCACTTATCATTTATGATGACTTATCAAAACAAGCTGTTGCATACCGGGAAGTATCCCTGTTATTGCGCCGCCCTCCCGGACGTGAAGCATATCCAGGTGACGTATTTTATCTGCACAGCCGTTTGTTAGAGCGTGCCGCTAAAATAAATGCAAATGATGATATCGCCCAAAAGATGAACGATCTTCCTGAATCGATCAGGAGTATTGTTAAAGGTGGTGGTTCTTTAACAGCTTTACCGATCATTGAAACACAAGCGGGTGACGTATCTGCTTACATTCCGACCAACGTAATTTCCATCACTGACGGACAGATCTTCCTTGAGTCGAACCTGTTTAACGCGGGCGTTCGTCCTGCTATTAACGTGGGTATTTCGGTATCACGTGTGGGAGGTAATGCGCAGATCAAATCAATGAAAAAAGTGGCGGGGACATTAAAACTTGACCAGGCACAGTATCGCGAACTGGAGGCCTTCTCTAAATTCGGTTCCGACCTGGACGCCGCCACCAAAGCAGTACTTGACAAGGGTTCACGTAACGTTGAAATCCTGAAGCAAGGACAATTTTCACCGCTCCGCGTTGAACAACAGGTTGCTATTTTATATTGCGGCACCAAAGGTTTATTGCGCGATGTACCTACAAATAAAGTAAGAGAATTTGAAGCTGATTTCCTTCAGTACCTTGAAAGCAAACACAAAGACCTGCTAAATGAATTAAAAGCCGGCAAGATCACTGATAAAGAAACTGCGGTGATTGAAAGTGTAGCGAAGGATATGACGAAGAAATATAAAAAATAAATTAAGAATGAAGAATTAAGAATTAAAAATGGATCATTCTTCACTTTTAATTCTTAATTCTTAATTTTCACCTGATGGCTAATTTAAAAGAAGTACGGAATAGAATAGTATCTGTAAGTTCAACGCAACAGATCACCAGCGCAATGAAAATGGTGAGCGCGGCTAAGTTGAAACGTGCACAGGATGCCATTACCCAGATTCGCCCGTATGCCAATAAGCTGAAAGATATACTTGAAAACCTTAGCGCCAGTCTTGCCAGTTCGGAAGGAATTTTTTCCAAACAACGGCCCGTAAAAAATGTATTGCTTGTTGTGATCAACTCCAACCGCGGCTTGTGCGGGGCATTTAACAGCAACATTATTAAAAAAGCCAGCCAATTGATCCGTGAACAACACCAGGGTTGCAACATTCAGATAATAACAATCGGCAAAAAGGCCACTGATTTTTTTAAGAAAACCAATTACAAATTAGTGAGTTCACATAATGAATTATATGATGGGCTTACCTTCAAAAATGTTGCTCCTGTTGCTGAAAAAATAATGCAGGGTTTTGCTAACGGCGAATACGATAAAGTTGAATTGATCTATAACCAATTCAAGAACGCTGCCGTTCAATTACCAATGGCTGAACAGTTTTTACCTGTCCTTCCTCCGAAACAGGAAGGGAACAAAACCTTATCTATCGATTATATTTTTGAACCCGGCAAAGAGGAGATCGTACAGGACATGATTCCCCGTTCATTAAAAACACAATTGTATAAAGCTTTGCTCGATTCAAATGCCTCTGAACACGGCGCCCGCATGACCTCCATGCACAAAGCTACCGATAACGCCAAAGAACTGATACGCGCGTTAAAACTCAGCTACAACAAAGCCCGTCAGGCTGCTATTACAGGTGAAATACTTGAAATTGTGGGTGGCTCGGAAGCGCTGAATAATTAATCTGCCTCCTGTTTTTTATTGCAATTGAGACTATCCTACTTTGATCTTTTTTCCCGGAAGTAACACATAGTTATTACTGAAATTATTCAAACGTTTGATCTCTTCAATAGTAGTCCCTGTTTTGCGGGCAATATCCCACAATGTATCCCCCTTGCCAACAGTGTAAAACTTGCCTTGGTCCGTTTGAGTTGCAGCATTCTCCGATACAACCTGGGCAGAAACGACTTCCTGTTTTAAAACAGGTGCTGCCTGCTGCGACTTAACAGTAGTAGCATTATCACTGGCGACTTTATTTACATATACGGTGAGTTTTTGACCGGTTTTTACATAATTTGTTTTAAGGTTATTCCAAACTTTAAGATCGTAAATGGTGCACTTATACCTGTTAGCGATCGAATGAAGCTTCTCTCCCCTGCGAACAGTATGCACTTTCATCACTTCCTGCATAGCCAATATATCCTGGCTGTTAGGGTTGGCCTTTTTCAGATAGGCATATATAGCTTGCTCATTTGTAATAAAACTTCCAACCTTGGCGGCCGGTAAACATAATGAGTATGGGTCCTCCGCGGAATATGGAATAATACCCTTTTTATACTGTGGATTTAAAAACTCGACTTCTTCAACCGGTATATTCAGTACAGCTGATACCTGCTCGAAAGTGATCTGCTGCTTTATTTTCACAGTATCCACCTCAAAAAAAGAACGCTTAGGAATGCTTGAATACAGGTTGTGCTCTGCCGTATTACGCATCACATAATTGACCGCTATAAATGCGGGTACATAGCCTTGTGTTTCGCGCGGTAAATAAGGGCGAATTTCCCAGTAGGTTTTTTTACCACCTGAACGCCTGATCGCTTTATTCACATTACCGGGGCCACTGTTATATGCCGCAAGCACCAATTGCCAATCGTCGAACATATCGTATAAAAAACGTAGATACTCGCAAGCCGCAACTGTAGCTTTATATGGGTCGCAGCGTTCATCCACATAGGAAGTGACTTTAAGATCGTACATTTTACCTGTGGAATACATGAACTGCCACAACCCCATTGCGCCTGCGCGTGAGCGGACACGCGAGTTAAGAGCTGATTCAACAATAGCAAGGTATTTCATTTCAAGGGGGATATCGTACTTATCGAGCTGCTGCTCTATCATTGGGAAATATAACTGCGACATGCCCATAACGCGCGAAACGAGATCACGCTTGCGCATGGCATACATTTCGATATAACTTTTCACAGCATCATTGTATTCCAGATCGAATGGAGATTCGGCATCGATCTTTGCCAGACGGGATTCATAAACAGACGCGTCGTAACGTGGTATTGAATCAGGTGCGAAATTAAATTTATTGGACCGGGGAGCCACTGGTTTAACCAATCCTTTATCGAAATAATTTACCATCGCGATACTGTCAAGTGTTGACGCAATGGGATCATCCTGAAACATTGGAGGTACCACATCCAGTACCTGGGCCAATACGACAAACGGTCTGCTGTTTAACAGACCAATGATGAGAATCACCCTTATTATTATGATTAAACGAATCATTTACTTAAGCTACGATTTTTATTGCTGAAATGCAAGTATAAATAATAACAACTCTGTATAAATGCTGTTTTGGAATACTTATTAACGGGAAAATGTGAAAAGGATTGTCGTAGGTAGTAGCATCATTTTCCAACGCGCAATTTTTCATTATTCTTATGCCTTGTTTTATCCCGTTTCGTCTTCTTCTCGAGGTTATTCTTCAACGCTTTGGTCAGGTCAATGTTAGTTTGATTGGCCAGACAGATCACTACAAAAAACACATCGGCCAATTCCTCTGCGAGATTTTTATCTTTATCCGACTTTTTAAAACTCTGATCGCCATACTCACGGGATATTACCCGCGCTACCTCTCCTACTTCTTCGGTCAGAATAGCCATATTAGTGAGTTCTGAAAAATAACGGACCCCGTATTTTTTTATCCATTTATCAACCTGCTGCTGCGCTTCTTTTATGGTCATGTGTTTAAAATTAATTGTCTTTACCTTTTCTTTTTGCCAATTTATCTGCCGAAGCTGGGACACTGAGCGAAGTCGAAGTGTCAGCGAAGGCAGACTTCCTTCTGGTACTTTTTTACTCCTTATTTTTACTGTCAATTACAATCGTAACCGGACCATCATTCACCAAAGCAACTTTCATATCAGCTCCAAAAGTGCCTGTTGATATAGATTTGCCAAGATCGGATTCAAGTTGTTTGACAAATGCTTCATACAATGGAATCGCAATATCCGGCCTGGATGCTTTCAGATAAGATGGGCGATTCCCTTTTTTAGTACTTGCGTGTAATGTAAATTGCGATACAAGTATAATTTCTCCGCCACTATTTTTTACTGATAAATTCATCACACCCGCTTCATCATCAAATATTCTGAGGTTACATATCTTTGTACTCAGCCATTGAATATCTTCAACATTGTCAGCGTCTTCAATTCCCAACAATATCAATAAACCCTTTCCAATTGAGCTTTTTACATTACCATCAATTGTAACAGAAGCATTTAGAACTCTTTGAACAACCACTCTCATTCGTAAATCTGCCGGCAGGCAGGTTCGTTTTATATTCGTTAATGTTACTACTTCTCATACACTTTATCCAATTCCTTACCACTCATTATTGCTAAATATGTATTATAACGCGACTCAGCTATCAATCCTTCTTCAATAGCCTTCTTTACCGCACAATTGGGCTCGGTCAAATGCAGACATGAATCGTATTTGCATTTGTTAAATAAAGCTCTCATTTCAAGAAAGAAATGTGATAATTCCTCCTTCCTCATATCAAACATCCCGAACTCTTTTATGCCGGGCGTATCAATAATAAACCCTCCATTCGACAATTCAAAAAGTTCGGCAAAAGTTGTTGTGTGTATTCCTTTTGAATGGGCCGCTGATAGCTCCCCTGTTTTCAATTCCAGGCGCGGATCAAGCGCATTTATCAATGATGATTTGCCCACACCTGAATGCCCGGAGATCAGGCTTGTTTTATTGCTCATCAACGACCTTAATTGTTCTATCCCCTCCACTTTCAGAGCCGAAACTTCAAAACATTTGTAGCCAATATTTTCATACAGCTTCTTCCATCTTTGTAATTCAACATTTTCCTCTTCTGTATAAATATCAATCTTACTGAACACCAGATTTACCGGTATACTGTATGCCTCCGCTGTAATAAGGAACCTATCCACAAATCCCGCCGACGTACGCGGCATAGCCAATGTGACCAGCAAAAAAGCCTGGTCCATGTTGGCAGCGATGATATGCGATTGCTTGGAAAGGTTAGTTGACTTGCGAATGATATAATTCCTGCGCGGTTCCAGTTCTGTTATCACACCTTTATTTACTTCGCTCTCTAACTCGTACGTTACTTTATCTCCAACAGCCACAGGATTGGTATTTTTAATACCATCCATCCTGAATTTGCCCTTAATGCGGCATTCAACAGTTTCGCCACTTTCACTGCGAACCATGTACCAGCTGCCGGTTGATTTTATTACTAATCCTTGCATAATTGGGTGTAAAGTTAAAATTACCTTTGGGATTATTTTCAAATAGAACGCAGATACCGCAGATTTTTTATGACTTATTATGATCTGATCTGCGTACATCATAACGATCATAATATTCTGCGTTCCATTTGGTAAATTCTAAGATATCTTCATTTTTAAAGCTATTAATTTTTAGCTTTGTATAAGTAAACTATACAATATGAGAAAATCACTTTTCTTATTATTTGCTTTAGCTGCATTTCTTTTCGCTTGTTCATCAAACGGAACAAAAAAAGCGCAAGCCCCGAACTGGACAACCTATTCAAAAAATACATTCATGCAAAAATGCGTTGGACAAGCAGGATCGCAAATGCTGCCCAAAGAAGCCGACAACTATTGCAACTGTATTATGGAAAAAATGATCGCAGCTTATCCGGATACTGTAGAACTTGATAAAATGGGACCGGCTAAGATCAAATCAGAGTCAATGGCGATGGCGCTTAAATGTCTTTTTTAGTTTTTATAAATTAATTAAGCCTGCGCACCAGTCTTCGACTCCGCTCAGACTGACCAACGCACGTAGGGTCACACCTGCCGGCAGGCTAAACGGAGTCGAAATGGCGGGCAGTTTAAATTTTAAATGAATTTCATGTCAATCAAAGTAAATAACATAAGCAAATTATACGGTGCACAAAAAGCGCTGAACAATGTATCGTTTGAAGTTAGCTCTGGAGAAATAGTTGGTTTCCTTGGCCCCAATGGCGCAGGCAAATCGACCATGATGAAAATTTTAACCTGCTTTATTCCTCCGACTAATGGTACGGCCTTTGTTTGCGGGCATGATATTGCCGAACAAAGTATTGAAGTACGTAAATGTGTGGGCTACCTGGCTGAACATAATCCGCTTTACCTCGATATGTACGTAAAAGAATACCTGGAATTTATCGCGGGGCTTCACCCCGATAAAATAGCACGTACTGATATTGCAGCCCGCGTTAAGAAGATGATCGAGATTACCGGCCTGCAGGTTGAACAAAAGAAAAAAATAGGCGCTCTTTCAAAAGGTTACCGCCAACGTGTAGGCCTTGCGGAGGCTCTTATACACGACCCGCAGGTGCTGATCCTCGATGAGCCAACAACAGGTCTTGACCCTAACCAGCTCGCCGAAATACGTTCACTTATTAAAGAAGTGGGCCGCGAAAAAACGGTTATGCTCTCCACACATATCATGCAGGAAGTGGAAGCCATTTGCGACCGCGTAATCATCATCAACAAAGGAGAAATTGTAGCCGATGACAAAACAGAGAACATCCAGAAAACAAAAGGCAACAAACAAATCATAACCGTTGAGTTTGACAAAGAAACTTCTGCTGATTCTCTCAAAACTGTTCCCGGCATTACCTCCGCGAAAAATATTAGGGAACAGACCTGGCAATTAATCGCCGATTCCGAAAAAGACGTCCGCCCGGAGATCTTTCAATACGCTGTGCAAAATAATTTATCGGTACTTACTCTTCAAAAAGAGGAGCAAAGGTTGGAGGATGTGTTTAAGGAGTTGACGAC
This genomic window contains:
- a CDS encoding PhoH family protein — translated: MSLTDRSDKKIFVLDTSVILYDHHAIKNFKEHDVVIPITVLEELDNFKKGNDTKNFAAREFIRYIDKISGRNTLQDWVNINGKGHGLFKIEMNQHAKVDSEKVFGERKADHRILNTALYLSEQNPARKVIMVTKDINLRLKAKSLNLNAEDYETGKIKDVDEMYTGRSVVEKIPTETIDEIYEKGSSDPANILKRTKPVANHFYVLKNGSKSVLAHYNQEENVMERVKKVSAYKINPRNAEQAFALDAILNPQLSLVSLQGVAGTGKTLLSLAGALEQRRNYHQIYLARPVVPLSNKDIGYLPGDIKSKLNPYMEPLWDNLKFIKNQFDEKDKEFKQISEMVENEKLVVCPLAYIRGRSLSNVFFIVDEAQNLTPHEVKTIISRAGENTKIIFTGDVFQIDTPYLDTQSNGLSYLIDRLKGQKLYAHVTLEKGERSELANLANEFL
- the atpB gene encoding F0F1 ATP synthase subunit A, which encodes MKIRQQYPVYTRFYKLLLTTTCVLVFSLAFGNTEEVAKEKKFNPGELIMDHIGDAHDWHLWGEGDNATSIPLPVIIYSKERGFDIFLSSNFHHGHKTYKGYKLEHNHVLAVNETEVVDAHEATVNEDLSKDLWDISITKNVVTLFFSCIFMLWLFISVAKAYVTNKNGAPKGKQSFVEPLITFIRDEVAKPSIGPKHEKYLPYLLTVFFFILINNLLGLIPIFPGGTNLTGNIAITMTLAVISLIVIVITANRNYWRHIFAMPGIPIGILVILTPIEILGFILRPFVLMIRLFANITAGHIIALSFYSLIFIFGEMNTGLGYGVSVLSIAFTVFMGFLELLVAFLQAYVFTLLSAMYFGAAIEDHHHAEEHH
- the atpE gene encoding ATP synthase F0 subunit C, with product MFLFTLLQEAAGGGAGYGIAALGAGVAAVGAGIGIGRIGGSALESMARQPELMNDLRANMILTAALVEGAAFFAMVVGLLVIFMK
- a CDS encoding F0F1 ATP synthase subunit B, which gives rise to MELVKPAFGLIFWMSISFGIIVFILKKYAWSPILGMLKEREEGIQNALDAAKKAKEEMAALQSNNERIIHEAKAERDKLLKEAREMKDSIITEAKTKATKEGEKLINAARESINNEKMAAITELKNQVAQLSVEIAEKILKEELSSQDKQKTLVKALLEDVNLN
- the atpH gene encoding ATP synthase F1 subunit delta, with amino-acid sequence MTKVASRYAKSLLDLSIEKGSVEKVYADMKLILNTCKESHDLRVLLNSPIIKSDKKLSVFKEIFNGKIEKLTLDFLTIIIHKRREMYIPETADAFTEQYKKYKNIITAIVTTAFGLDDELRKKVLEVVKKSADSEIELIEKIDKNIIGGFIIRVGDKQDDTSISRKLKSLYRTFNENPYIKEF
- a CDS encoding F0F1 ATP synthase subunit alpha, translated to MAEIKPAEVSAILRQQLSGHKTASELEEVGTVLQVGDGIARIYGLSNVQSGELIEFENGLRGIVLNLEEDNVGAVLLGSSNDVKEGDTVKRTRKIASINVGEGMLGRVVDTLGLPIDGRGPVKGQTYEMPLERKAPGVIYRQPVNEPLQTGIKAIDAMIPIGRGQRELVIGDRQTGKTAVCIDTIINQKEFYEAGKPVYCIYVAIGQKGSTVANIQRVLEENGAMAYTVIVCATASDPAPMQFYAPFAGAAIGEFFRDTGKPALIIYDDLSKQAVAYREVSLLLRRPPGREAYPGDVFYLHSRLLERAAKINANDDIAQKMNDLPESIRSIVKGGGSLTALPIIETQAGDVSAYIPTNVISITDGQIFLESNLFNAGVRPAINVGISVSRVGGNAQIKSMKKVAGTLKLDQAQYRELEAFSKFGSDLDAATKAVLDKGSRNVEILKQGQFSPLRVEQQVAILYCGTKGLLRDVPTNKVREFEADFLQYLESKHKDLLNELKAGKITDKETAVIESVAKDMTKKYKK
- the atpG gene encoding ATP synthase F1 subunit gamma: MANLKEVRNRIVSVSSTQQITSAMKMVSAAKLKRAQDAITQIRPYANKLKDILENLSASLASSEGIFSKQRPVKNVLLVVINSNRGLCGAFNSNIIKKASQLIREQHQGCNIQIITIGKKATDFFKKTNYKLVSSHNELYDGLTFKNVAPVAEKIMQGFANGEYDKVELIYNQFKNAAVQLPMAEQFLPVLPPKQEGNKTLSIDYIFEPGKEEIVQDMIPRSLKTQLYKALLDSNASEHGARMTSMHKATDNAKELIRALKLSYNKARQAAITGEILEIVGGSEALNN